CCAAGTGTGAAGGCAGCAAATACATATTGGGGCTGTCCACATTTTTGATGCTGTCTTTGATGTCGGCTTTGCCAATCAAACACTCATAAATACTCACTTTCACCGTTTTAGGGTCAATTCCCACCCCTGAAGTTGCATTTGCTTGCGGGTCAGCATCTACCAAGAGCGTTTTGTAGTCCAAAATGGACAAACTCGCTGCTAAGTTGATGGCTGTTGTGGTTTTCCCAACTCCACCTTTTTGATTTGCAATCGTAATAATTTTTGCTGCCATATTTTTTTTTTGCTTGTATAGTATGGTGACTGGTGGATTAGTGAATGGTTATCAGTTGTGCAATATTATAATATTGAATCAATTGTATAAAAAAACAATGCAACTCAACTAATAACCAATCACTGGTCACATAAATTACTGATTACAAATCTCTCGTTTCACCAATCTTCATCAAAATCAATTCTTTTCCTTTTGAAGTAAAAGCTGCTTTTGCAACGTCTTTGTCAATTTCAATATAACCAAAAGTATCGTAATGTACACCCACTATTTTGTCACATTCCACAAATTCAGCTGCAATAATCGCATCTTTGTAGCCCATTGTAAAATTATCACCAATGGGTAAAACAGCAAAATCTAATTTTGTAATCTTAGGTATCAGCTTCATATCCATGGTTAATGCGGTATCTCCTGCAAAGTAGAAATTGCCTTCGTCAGAAGTAATCACAAAACCACCAGGATTACCGCCATAAGTACCATCGGGTAAAACGCTCCCATGAATGGCATTGACATACTTTACTTTTCCAAAATCAAAGTTCCAAGCACCTCCATGATTCAAAGGATGACCGATTTCATAACCCTGACTTTTGTACCAATCTATGATTTCATAGTTAGAAACAATCGTAGCACCTGTATTTTTTGCAATTGTCAAGGCATCGGCTACGTGATCACCATGTCCATGCGACAATAAAATATAATCTGCTTCGATACTGTTAACATCTATATCTTTTGCTTTGGGATTGGGTGTAATAAATGGGTCAAAAAGAATATTTTTGCCCTTGATAGTGACACTAAAACACGAATGTCCATAAAAAGTGAACTGCATAAGTTTGGATTTTATCAGGTTACAAAAAAAATGAAAACCTAAAGATACGATTCCTACATATCAAGCAACAAAAATAACAAAGAAAAACCAATAAATACCACAAAATGCAAAAACTACTTGCCCTAACTACTTGCTTTTTAATCACTTCAATGCTTACAGCACAGCATACCAATATTCCGTTGAATGCGATTGACTATCATTTGATTGACCGTATCGAAATCAAATCAGGCAATGTGAGCAATCAAATTCATACGTCTTTGAAGCCTTACAGTCGATTAGATGCGGTCGTGTATGCCGAATCAGCAGATACGATGAATAGTGCCAATTTTGGGCGTTTAGACCGCTTGAACCAGTATTATCTCTACAAAAACAACAACGAATGGAAAGAAGATAGAGGTTTGATAGAGAGTAAAAAACCTTTATTAAAACATTTTTACCAATACAAATCCGATTTTTATTACCACCGTGATGGGAATGATTTTTTGGTGAAGGTGAATCCCATTCTACATCTGCAATTGGGTAAAAGTTCGGACACTGATGGACTGCGCTACCAAAATCAGAAGGGAGTAGAAGTTCGTGGATGGATAGGGCAGAAACTCGGTTTTTATACTTCGCTGACTGACAATCAATCATCGTTTCCAAATTACATTGAAGATCGAATAAGAGAAGCTGGCGCAGTGCCTGGTGAAGGGCGATTCAAGGAGTTTGAAAGTGGTATTGGAGACAATTTGTTTGCGTTTGGTCACGATTATTACACCGCCAATGGCTACATCACTTTCAGCCCAATTGAGCAAATCAGCCTACAAATGGGACACGATAAAAACTTCATTGGCAATGGTATCCGTTCGCTGCTCTTGTCTGATTACTCCAACAATTATTTCTTTTTGAAGGTCAATACTAAAATATGGAAATTCAACTACCAAAATCTTTTCATGGAATTGACCTCACAGTTCGATCGAGGTGCAGATGCTCTTTTACCTTCAAAATATGCTGCTATGCACCACCTCAGCTTCAATGCAACCAAATGGCTAAACTTGGGCGTTTTTGAGGCCGTAGTATTTCAGCGAGATACAGGATTTGAAATGCAGTATTTGAATCCTTTGATTTTTTACAGAGCTGTTGAATTTCATTTGGGTAGCGCCGACAATGTGTTGTTGGGTTTGGACTACAAAGCCAATATAGCTCAGAAGTTTTCACTGTATGGACAGTTGGTTTTGGACGAATTGCGGTTTGGAGAAGTGACGAGTGGTGATGGTTGGTGGGGCAACAAGTTTGGCGTACAGATGGGATTGAAGTACATCGATGTAGCAAATATTTCAAATTTAGATGCTCAGTTTGAATTCAATACGGTACGCCCTTACACTTACACACATCAAACGCAACAAGCAAATTATACGCATTTCAACCAGCCTTTGGCGCATCCTTTGGGGGCAAATTTCAGAGAGTTTTTGGGGGTATTTCGCTACCGTACAGCAAAAAATGTGTTTATGGATTGGCGGTTGATGTATGCTCAATATGGAGCAGATATTGCAGAGGACAACTATGGCGGCAATATTTTTACGCCCAATGACACCCGACTAATGGAATATGGGAATTCTTTGTTGCAAGGCAATCAAACCAATATTTTGTTGAGTGATTTTACGCTTTCGTATATGATGAAATTCAATTTTTTCCTTGATTTTCACTATACTTTCCGCAATAGTAAGGAGGAGTTGAGTGGCATTTCGGCTTCCGAAAATTTTGTAGGTTTGGGAATGCGCTTAAATTTTCAGCAGCGAAAGGACTTGTTTTGAGTACAATGCCAAGAATATTCATTAACTGTTGATTATCAAAACATTGTATAATTCCACCGATAAGTTTGAGATGAAATCTTTTAGAAGCCTAAAAGATTTCATCTCAAGTACTTATGTATAAATCGAAGAAAACCTATATTTTACATGGTTGTTCCTTCAATATGCTTATTGTAGAATTTCCAAACTTCATGGGCAACATTTCTAC
The Chitinophagales bacterium genome window above contains:
- a CDS encoding metal-dependent hydrolase codes for the protein MQFTFYGHSCFSVTIKGKNILFDPFITPNPKAKDIDVNSIEADYILLSHGHGDHVADALTIAKNTGATIVSNYEIIDWYKSQGYEIGHPLNHGGAWNFDFGKVKYVNAIHGSVLPDGTYGGNPGGFVITSDEGNFYFAGDTALTMDMKLIPKITKLDFAVLPIGDNFTMGYKDAIIAAEFVECDKIVGVHYDTFGYIEIDKDVAKAAFTSKGKELILMKIGETRDL